A genomic window from Prunus persica cultivar Lovell chromosome G2, Prunus_persica_NCBIv2, whole genome shotgun sequence includes:
- the LOC18785385 gene encoding protein FLOWERING LOCUS D, whose translation MDPPNEFPDDFSSFPPIPFALFVPPENPNPNSNAAPIPNTVENPSSAHLLSFSVPKKRRRGRPHRVPTSFQLPPIPNGVFNSNNNGLASFSSSISAHSSRNNVEIPGSSARTMPDMSDEIIVINKESTAEALIALSAGFPADSLTEEEIDFGVIRVIGGIEQVNYILIRNHIIAKWRENVSNWVTKDIFIDSIPKHCHSLLDSTYKYLVSHGYINFGVAPAIKEKIPAEPSKPHVIVIGAGLAGLAAARQMMRFGFKVTVLEGRKRAGGRVYTKKMEGGIRVCAAADLGGSVLTGTLGNPLGIVARQLGYVLHKVRDKCPLYSFDGKPVDPDMDMKVETAFNQLLDKASRLRQLMGGVSVDVSLGAALETFWQVYGDAVNAEEMNMFNWHLANLEYANAGLISNLSLAFWDQDDPYDMGGDHCFLPGGNGRLVQALAENVPILYEKIVHTIRYGSDGVQVIAGSQVFEGDMALCTVPLGVLKSGSIKFIPELPQRKLDGIKRLGFGLLNKVAMLFPHVFWGTDLDTFGHLSDDSTRRGEFFLFYSYATVAGGPLLIALVAGEAAHKFESMPPTDAVTRVIQILKGIYEPQGISVPEPIQTVCTRWGSDPFSLGSYSNVAVGASGDDYDILAESVGDGRLFFAGEATNRRYPATMHGAFLSGFREAANMAHYANARALRIKINRNPSKNAHSCASLLADLFREPDLEFGSFSVIFCRRNADPKSTAILRVTFNEPRKKSHDSAKPDQQHSNKLLFQQLQSHFNQQQQLHVYTLLSRQQVLDLREVRGGDEMRLNYLCEKLGVKLVGRKGLGPTADSVIALIKAERGIRKPASTSLALKSGTSKLKAGTLKRKLVRKAKIMRHGNGSAPSANSNSVNDKVSDETKITSQAPSNTLGSGQNHSDVLKNE comes from the exons ATGGATCCACCTAACGAATTCCCCGATGATTTTTCTTCGTTCCCTCCAATCCCGTTCGCCCTCTTTGTTCCCCCAGAAAACCCTAACCCCAATTCAAACGCAGCGCCAATTCCAAATACAGTCGAAAACCCTAGCTCAGCTcaccttctttccttttcggTCCCCAAGAAACGAAGACGAGGCAGGCCTCATAGGGTTCCGACGTCGTTTCAGTTACCTCCAATTCCCAACGGCGTTTTCAACAGTAATAACAACGGTCTTGCTTCTTTTTCCAGTTCAATTTCAGCTCATTCCTCTAGAAACAATGTAGAAATCCCTGGTTCTTCGGCAAGAACCATGCCTGATATGTCCGACGAGATCATCGTGATCAATAAGGAGTCCACGGCGGAGGCGCTGATCGCGCTGTCGGCTGGTTTTCCTGCTGATTCGCTCACCGAGGAGGAAATTGATTTCGGGGTAATTCGAGTTATTGGGGGCATAGAGCAGGTCAATTACATTCTCATTAGGAACCACATAATTGCTAAATGGCGTGAAAATGTGTCGAATTGGGTCACAAAAGATATATTTATTGATTCTATACCTAAACATTGTCATTCCCTGTTGGATTCTACTTATAAATATCTGGTTTCGCATGGTTATATTAACTTTGGGGTTGCTCCGGCTATCAAAGAGAAGATTCCGGCTGAACCCAGTAAACCACATGTGATTGTGATTGGTGCTGGGCTTGCTGGTCTGGCTGCTGCCAGGCAAATGATGCGTTTTGGGTTTAAAGTGACTGTTTTGGAGGGTAGGAAGCGAGCGGGCGGGCGGGTTTATACTAAGAAAATGGAGGGAGGAATTAGGGTATGTGCAGCGGCGGATTTAGGGGGAAGTGTTTTGACTGGTACATTAGGGAACCCACTTGGCATTGTTGCACGCCAATTGGGTTATGTGCTTCATAAAGTGAGGGATAAGTGCCCACTTTATAGTTTTGATGGGAAGCCTGTAGATCCTGATATGGATATGAAGGTGGAAACTGCTTTTAACCAGCTTCTAGATAAGGCAAGTAGGCTTAGGCAGTTAATGGGAGGTGTTTCAGTTGATGTGTCTCTTGGTGCAGCATTGGAAACGTTCTGGCAGGTTTATGGGGATGCTGTGAATGCTGAGGAGATGAACATGTTTAATTGGCATCTTGCAAATTTGGAATATGCAAATGCAGGTTTAATATCAAATCTTTCACTTGCATTTTGGGACCAAGATGATCCATATGATATGGGAGGGGACCATTGCTTCTTGCCTGGAGGTAATGGAAGGTTGGTGCAGGCTTTGGCAGAGAATGTACCGATCTTATATGAGAAAATTGTGCACACCATTAGGTATGGTAGTGATGGAGTGCAGGTTATTGCTGGCAGCCAGGTTTTTGAGGGTGATATGGCATTGTGCACTGTTCCACTTGGGGTTTTGAAGAGTGGGTCCATCAAGTTTATTCCAGAGTTGCCTCAGAGAAAGCTTGATGGAATAAAGAGGTTGGGGTTCGGACTGTTGAATAAGGTTGCAATGCTTTTTCCTCATGTGTTCTGGGGCACAGATCTTGATACCTTTGGCCACCTTTCTGATGATTCAACCCGTCGAGGGGAGTTCTTCCTGTTTTACAGCTATGCAACAGTTGCTGGCGGTCCCCTTTTGATTGCTTTAGTAGCAGGTGAAGCTGCACATAAGTTTGAGAGCATGCCCCCTACGGATGCTGTGACCCGGGTTATTCAGATTCTCAAGG GTATATATGAACCACAAGGAATTAGTGTCCCAGAGCCCATCCAAACAGTCTGTACCAGATGGGGAAGCGACCCCTTCAGCCTAGGTTCTTACTCTAATGTGGCAGTAGGGGCGTCAGGAGATGATTATGATATTTTAGCAGAAAGTGTAGGAGATGGACGGCTTTTCTTTGCAGGTGAGGCTACCAATCGGAGATATCCTGCAACCATGCATGGCGCTTTTCTTAGTGGGTTCAGAGAAGCTGCTAATATGGCTCACTATGCCAACGCTCGTGCCCTGAGGATAAAAATTAACAGGAACCCATCAAAGAATGCCCATTCTTGTGCTTCCCTTCTTGCGGATTTATTTAGGGAGCCTGATTTAGAATTTGGGAGTTTTTCTGTTATCTTTTGTCGAAGGAATGCTGATCCTAAGTCGACAGCAATTTTAAGAGTGACATTTAATGAGCCTCGGAAGAAGAGTCATGACAGTGCAAAACCTGATCAACAGCATTCAAATAAGTTACTTTTTCAGCAGCTTCAGTCACATTTTAATCAGCAGCAGCAACTTCATGTTTACACTTTGTTATCTAGGCAGCAGGTTCTTGACCTCAGAGAGGTGCGAGGAGGTGATGAGATGAGGTTGAATTACCTCTGTGAAAAGCTGGGAGTGAAGCTGGTGGGGAGAAAAGGATTGGGGCCTACTGCTGATTCTGTAATTGCCTTAATAAAAGCTGAAAGGGGCATTCGTAAACCAGCTTCGACTTCATTGGCTTTAAAGTCTG GGACATCAAAGCTGAAAGCTGGCACTTTGAAACGAAAACTGGTCAG AAAGGCAAAAATAATgcgccatggcaatgggtctGCACCTTCTGCTAATTCAAACTCGGTGAATGATAAAGTGTCAGACGAAACTAAGATCACAAGTCAAGCACCCTCTAACACACTTGGTTCAG GGCAAAATCATTCCGACGTGTTGAAGAATGAGTAG
- the LOC18786807 gene encoding exocyst complex component SEC8: protein MGIFDGLPVSPDKEHLREEIANIDESWAAARFDSLPHVVHILTSKDREVEVQFLKEQSDVVEEVVDEVVHNYHSGFNKAIQNYSQILRLFSESTESIGVLKVDLAEAKKRLSARNKQLHQLWYRSVTLRHIISLLDQIEGIAKVPARIEKLIDEKQYYAAVQFHVQSMLMLEREGLQTVGALQDVRSELTKLRGVLFYKVLEDLHAHLYNKGEYSSAALSLHEMDDEVPTTTAVVFSMSNSQSLSRRTRLKGDNQFGIHGDGSYRTGSIDGGSSFDGPDEEGTLELHDEATSDGHRVNGDVKIVPREMPTWLQYSTPDEFLEAIKKSDAPLHVKYLQTMVECLCMLRKVAAAGAIICQRLRPTIHEIITSKIKTHAELVNSSKSGIGQAARPASAGLHFMKGQLQSYQLPKQKRQNGISLSGTLLAVSPVSPVMAPAGKAQAAAKELLDSILDAVVRIFENHVVVGELLESKSSVQMDMNTPKSMPTDVNWNPDLEVSQVTGGYSIGFSLTVLQSECQQLICEIMRATPEAASADAAVQTARLANKVPSKDKRNGAEEGLTFAFRFTDATISIPNQGADLIRQGWSRKGSNVSQEGYGSAAILPEQGIYLAASIYRPVIQFTDKVASMLPKKYSQLANDGLLAFVENFVKDHFLPTMFVDYRKGVQQAISSPAAFRPRAHAAASYTPSIEKGRPVLQGLLAIDYLAKEVLGWAQAMPKFAGDLVKYVQTFLERTYERCRTSYMEAVLEKQSYMLIGRHDIEQLMRLDPASSCLPNAFGQSNIENHASDSENLEVELELSDLLLNLRPIKQDNLIRDDNKLILLASLSDSLEYVAESIERLGQTTFKAPNQVEESGKNHHQRTTSAASRDLASFADEYRKLAIDCLKVLRVEMQLETIFHMQEMTNREYMEDQDAEEPDDFIISLTAQITRRDEEMAPFVAGVKRNYIFGGICSIAANASIKALADMKSINLFGVQQICRNSIALEQSLAAIPSINSEGVQQRLDHVRTYYELLNMPFEALLAFITEHEHLFTTSEYANLLKVQVPGRDIPADAQDRVSEILSR from the exons ATGGGAATTTTTGATGGATTGCCTGTGTCTCCAGACAAGGAA CATTTGAGGGAAGAGATTGCAAATATAGATGAGAGCTGGGCTGCTGCTCGTTTTGATTCATTACCTCAtgttgtccatattttgacaTCCAAAGATCGTGAAGTTGAAGTCCAGTTTTTGAAGGAGCAAAGTGATGTTGTTGAGGAGGTTGTGGATGAAGTTGTGCATAACTATCACAGTGGCTTCAACAAagcaattcaaaattattctcag ATCTTGCGGTTGTTCAGCGAATCTACTGAAAGTATTGGTGTCTTAAAGGTTGATTTGGCTGAAGCAAAGAAGCGTCTTAGTGCACGCAATAAACAACTGCATCAGTTATGGTACCGGTCGGTTACATTGCGTCACATAATCTCCCTCTTAGATCAAATTGAGGGCATAGCTAAG GTTCCCGCTCGGATAGAGAAGCTGATTGATGAAAAGCAGTATTATGCTGCCGTTCAATTTCATGTTCAATCAATGTTGATGCTTGAAAGGGAGGGGCTTCAAACG GTTGGTGCCCTTCAAGATGTTCGCTCTGAGTTGACAAAGTTGCGAGGAGTTCTGTTTTATAAAGTGCTAGAGGATTTGCATGCTCATCTTTACAACAAGGGTGAATATAG CTCAGCTGCTTTGAGCTTGCATGAAATGGATGATGAGGTACCAACCACCACAGCTGTTGTATTTTCAATGAGTAATTCACAATCCCTGTCTCGAAGAACCAGGTTAAAAGGTGACAATCAATTTGGTATTCATGGAGATGGATCATATAGGACAGGTTCCATTGATGGAGG TTCGTCTTTTGATGGCCCTGATGAGGAGGGCACTCTGGAACTGCACGACGAAGCTACCTCAGATGGGCATAGGGTCAATGGTGATGTCAAAATTGTGCCTCGTGAGATGCCAACATGGCTTCAGTACTCCACCCCAGACGAATTTCTT GAAGCAATAAAGAAAAGTGATGCTCCACTTCATGTCAAGTATCTGCAGACCATGGTTGAGTGCCTTTGCATGCTTAGAAAAGTTGCAGCTGCTGGCGCTATAATATG CCAAAGATTGCGACCTACAATTCATGAGATTATCACATCCAAGATTAAAACTCATGCAGAGCTTGTTAATTCTTCGAAATCTGGCATTGGGCAGGCTGCCCGACCTGCAAGTGCTGGTCTACATTTCATGAAGGGACAGTTACAAAGTTATCAGTTGCCAAAGCAGAAGCGTCAGAATGGGATATCATTGTCTGGAACTCTTTTGGCGGTAAGCCCTGTCTCACCTGTGATGGCTCCTGCAGGGAAAGCACAGGCTGCGGCTAAAGAACTTCTTGATTCGATTTTAGATGCTGTTGTTCGGATATTTG AGAACCATGTTGTTGTTGGGGAGCTTTTGGAATCAAAGTCTTCtgttcaaatggacatgaacacaccaaaatcaatgccaacagaTGTAAATTGGAATCCCGATTTGGAAGTATCTCAAGTTACTGGAGGCTACAGCATTGGTTTTTCCTTGACAGTATTACAG AGTGAATGTCAACAACTTATTTGTGAAATCATGCGGGCAACTCCCGAAGCTGCATCTGCCGATGCTGCTGTACAAACTGCTAGACTTGCAAACAAGGTCCCTTCCAAAGACAAGAG GAATGGTGCAGAAGAGGGTCTTACCTTTGCTTTTCGCTTCACGGATGCTACTATTTCTATTCCCAACCAAG GGGCTGACCTCATTCGTCAAGGCTGGAGTAGGAAGGGTTCAAACGTATCACAAGAAGGTTATGGGTCTGCAGCTATCTTGCCTGAGCAAGGCATATATCTAGCAGCATCTATATACCGGCCTGTTATTCAG TTTACAGATAAGGTCGCATCAATGCTTCCCAAAAAGTATTCCCAGCTAGC TAATGATGGATTGCTGGCTTTTGTGGAGAACTTTGTGAAAGACCATTTCTTACCAACGATGTTTGTAGACTACAGAAAAGGCGTGCAGCAAGCTATATCAA GTCCAGCTGCTTTCCGGCCCAGAGCACATGCTGCTGCTTCTTATACTCCATCAATTGAGAAGGGTCGACCTGTCTTACAGGGACTGCTGGCAATAGATTATTTAGCAAAAGAG GTGCTTGGTTGGGCACAAGCTATGCCTAAATTTGCTGGTGACCTTGTGAAGTATGTGCAAACTTTCCTTGAGCGAACCTATGAAAGATGCAGgacctcatacatggag GCAGTTCTGGAGAAGCAGAGCTATATGCTCATTGGCAGACATGATATCGAGCAATTGATGCGTCTTGATCCAGCAAGTTCGTGTTTACCAAATGCATTTGGTCAGTCAAATATTGAAAACCATGCTTCGGATTCTGAAAATCTTGAGGTTGAATTAGAACTAAGTGATTTGTTATTGAATTTGCGGCCTATTAAGCAG GATAATCTTATTCGTGATGATAACAAACTGATATTGCTGGCTTCCCTTAGTGATTCATTGGAGTATGTTGCGGAGTCTATTGAAAG GCTTGGGCAGACAACCTTCAAAGCTCCAAATCAAGTAGAAGAGAGTGGCAAGAATCATCATCAACGAACAACTAGTGCTGCATCCAGGGATCTAGCATCATTTGCAGATGAGTATAGAAAATTGGCAATTGACTGCCTCAAGGTTTTACGTGTTGAGATGCAATTGGAGACAATTTTCCATATGCAG GAAATGACAAATAGGGAATACATGGAAGATCAGGATGCGGAAGAACCAGATGACTTCATTATTTCACTTACTGCACAG ATAACACGCAGAGATGAGGAAATGGCACCTTTTGTTGCGGGAGTGAAGCGGAATTACATATTTGGTGGAATTTGTAGCATTGCAGCAAATGCATCCATCAAG GCTTTGGCTGATATGAAATCCATCAACCTTTTTGGGGTTCAGCAGATATGTCGGAATTCAATTGCACTGGAACAG TCCCTGGCTGCTATCCCATCAATTAACAGTGAAGGTGTACAACAGAGGCTAGATCATGTCCGGACTTACTATGAACTACTAAACATGCCATTTGAG GCCTTGCTAGCCTTCATCACAGAGCATGAGCACTTGTTTACTACCTCAGA GTACGCAAATCTTCTAAAGGTCCAGGTGCCAGGAAGGGATATTCCTGCCGACGCCCAAGATCGTGTATCAGAGATTTTATCCCGCTAG